Proteins co-encoded in one Stomoxys calcitrans chromosome 5, idStoCalc2.1, whole genome shotgun sequence genomic window:
- the LOC106083996 gene encoding protein muscleblind isoform X20, which translates to MAAMVNMTSLLNGKDSRWLQLEVCREFQRNKCSRQDTECKFAHPPANVEVQNGKVTACYDSIKVIKNSL; encoded by the coding sequence ATGGCCGCTATGGTTAATATGACCAGCCTGTTGAATGGCAAAGATTCACGTTGGCTCCAGCTAGAAGTATGTCGTGAATTCCAAAGGAATAAATGTTCCCGCCAAGATACcgaatgtaaatttgcccatccGCCTGCAAATGTTGAAGTGCAAAATGGCAAGGTGACCGCCTGCTATGATAGCATTAAG